In Bacteroidota bacterium, a single window of DNA contains:
- a CDS encoding ammonium transporter, which translates to MHPAMTIDTGNTGFMLLCSSLVMLMTPGLAFFYGGLVGRKNVLAIMIQSFVSMGWTTVIWYAFGYSLCFSGDVGGVIGNLDKAFLSGVDLMSPSPINPTIPMIVFIAYQMMFAIITPALITGAFANRVTFKAYMLFLTGWLVFVYFPFVHMIWGGGLLAQWGVLDFAGGIVVHNIAGMAALASVLIVGKRRAKDAGPHSIPLVALGTGLLWFGWYGFNAGSEFRVDAVTASAFLNTDIAASFAAVTWMIVEWMTTRKPKFLGLLTGAVAGLATITPAAGYVSPTSAVLIGVIAGLVCFLAVMLKNRMKWDDALDVWGVHGVGGALGIVLLGVFADATFNPAVGTNGLLHGNTHFLGKQLIAILFSSVWAFGFTYGMLKLINLITPVRVEEEHEIAGLDVTLHGEIAYLEHL; encoded by the coding sequence ATGCATCCCGCAATGACGATCGATACTGGAAATACCGGTTTCATGCTGCTGTGTTCGAGCCTTGTCATGCTTATGACGCCGGGACTCGCCTTCTTCTATGGCGGACTCGTCGGACGCAAGAACGTGCTGGCGATCATGATCCAATCGTTCGTCAGCATGGGTTGGACGACGGTAATCTGGTATGCGTTCGGCTACTCGCTTTGCTTCAGCGGCGATGTCGGTGGCGTGATCGGCAATCTCGATAAGGCGTTCCTTTCGGGAGTCGATCTGATGAGCCCCTCGCCCATCAATCCGACGATACCGATGATTGTCTTCATCGCGTACCAAATGATGTTCGCGATCATCACGCCTGCGCTGATCACTGGGGCCTTCGCCAACCGGGTGACGTTCAAGGCGTACATGCTTTTCCTGACGGGCTGGCTGGTTTTTGTTTACTTTCCGTTCGTCCACATGATCTGGGGTGGCGGTTTGCTTGCGCAATGGGGCGTGCTTGATTTTGCAGGCGGTATCGTCGTCCACAACATCGCTGGAATGGCAGCCCTGGCTTCGGTGCTCATCGTCGGCAAGCGTCGCGCGAAAGATGCCGGTCCGCATTCCATTCCGCTCGTCGCACTCGGTACCGGATTGCTGTGGTTCGGATGGTATGGATTTAACGCCGGGAGTGAATTTCGCGTCGATGCTGTCACCGCCAGCGCATTTTTGAATACGGATATCGCCGCATCGTTTGCGGCCGTAACGTGGATGATCGTTGAATGGATGACCACTCGGAAGCCGAAATTCCTTGGCCTGCTAACGGGTGCTGTCGCTGGACTTGCGACCATCACACCTGCTGCCGGTTATGTTTCCCCTACCTCTGCGGTCTTGATCGGCGTGATCGCCGGCCTCGTTTGTTTCTTAGCTGTCATGCTCAAGAACAGGATGAAATGGGATGATGCGCTCGACGTCTGGGGAGTTCATGGCGTAGGTGGCGCGCTCGGAATCGTATTGCTTGGAGTCTTTGCCGATGCAACATTCAATCCCGCGGTCGGCACAAATGGACTATTGCATGGTAACACGCACTTCCTCGGCAAGCAGCTCATCGCAATCTTGTTCTCATCGGTTTGGGCTTTTGGTTTTACTTATGGAATGCTCAAGCTGATCAATCTCATCACCCCGGTCCGCGTCGAGGAAGAACATGAGATCGCAGGACTCGATGTCACGTTGCATGGTGAAATTGCGTATTTGGAACATCTGTGA
- a CDS encoding T9SS type A sorting domain-containing protein has translation MKRLFAAVILLLVSSLTASPAEAQMDTCLALWQDIPTLCHGIPHDTAMWMNPDSLKFDTCSSDTPFYYLSGATMLHSSFARKDFQLTFRYYVLADTGVPVGDTVYRSWKDIDTKYLNIRNALAAIERRFGTFTLWRTAYTEDDTSWFTRREWDLIFDRYVYADTIVNYLSNVPGLDSSEAVRFYGSIRYFTGVAQNNITSAPRLWPVPCDRELFISGGSRIGSAQIFDALGRAATIQLNGTSDPLSFDVSTWEPGIYYLRIDRRLFRVLILH, from the coding sequence ATGAAACGATTATTCGCAGCGGTGATTCTCCTTCTCGTCTCCAGCCTAACGGCAAGCCCTGCCGAGGCGCAGATGGATACATGCCTAGCACTCTGGCAGGACATACCAACTCTATGTCATGGCATACCCCACGATACAGCCATGTGGATGAATCCTGATAGCCTTAAGTTTGATACTTGCTCATCCGATACCCCATTCTATTATCTTTCGGGAGCGACGATGTTACATTCGTCATTTGCGCGGAAGGATTTTCAACTCACATTCCGCTATTATGTATTGGCGGACACTGGCGTGCCTGTGGGAGATACGGTCTATCGGAGCTGGAAGGACATTGACACGAAGTATCTAAATATTCGAAATGCACTCGCAGCGATCGAGCGACGCTTCGGCACATTTACCTTATGGAGGACTGCATACACCGAAGACGACACATCTTGGTTCACTCGAAGAGAGTGGGATTTGATTTTCGATCGCTATGTCTACGCCGACACAATAGTCAATTATTTGTCGAACGTGCCTGGCCTCGATAGCAGCGAAGCAGTAAGGTTCTATGGTTCGATCCGCTACTTCACTGGTGTGGCACAAAATAACATAACTTCCGCTCCACGCTTATGGCCAGTACCATGTGACCGCGAGCTTTTTATAAGCGGAGGATCTAGAATCGGTAGCGCCCAGATTTTTGATGCGCTGGGGAGAGCTGCAACCATCCAGTTGAATGGTACCTCAGATCCTCTATCCTTCGACGTCTCGACGTGGGAGCCTGGAATATATTATCTGCGGATCGATCGGAGACTTTTCAGAGTGTTAATCCTTCATTGA